In Plasmodium falciparum 3D7 genome assembly, chromosome: 13, the following are encoded in one genomic region:
- a CDS encoding CDP-diacylglycerol--inositol 3-phosphatidyltransferase codes for MKMKKKNVYLYIPNIIGYIRVILALLGFIISRKNLFLFVCFYSVSQVLDALDGWTARKFNQTSVFGQILDQITDRLSTSLLYLLNSSVYEEYITLIGLIMIADIAGHYFHSTSCAIAGNKTHKKIEKGNKLLKLYYEKPWVMVICIIAYESFLICAYLLRVAVKKSLIYKLSYYALICSFPLAAFKMFTNVSQGVHGVKCLVDMDCKKK; via the exons atgaagatgaaaaaaaaaaatgtttatctGTATATACCCAATATAAtag GTTATATAAGAGTAATTTTGGCCTTGTTAGGATTTATTATATCCAGAAAAAATCTATTTCTTTTCGTGTGTTTTTATAGTGTTAGTCAAGTTTTAGACGCTTTAGATGGATGGACAGCTAGAAAATTCAATCAaa cttCTGTGTTTGGTCAAATATTAGATCAAATTACTGACAg atTATCCACAAGTTTGTTATATCTTCTTAATAGCAGTGTATACgaagaatatattacat TAATTGGATTAATTATGATTGCTGATATAGCAGGACACTATTTCCACTCAACATc GTGCGCAATAGCAGGCAATAAAactcataaaaaaatagaaaaggGGAATAAGTTGCTTAAACTATATTATGAGAAACCAt GGGTTATggttatttgtataattgcCTATgaatcatttttaatatgtgcTTATTTGTTAAGAGTTGCTGTGAAAAAATccttaatttataaattaa GTTATTATGCATTAATATGTTCTTTTCCATTAGCTGCCTTTAAAATG TTCACAAACGTATCCCAAGGTGTACATGGTGTAAAATGTCTAGTTGATATGGAttgcaaaaaaaaatga
- a CDS encoding tRNA (adenine(58)-N(1))-methyltransferase catalytic subunit TRM61, putative, producing the protein MIKEGNCVVIYSDEENIDLLKLTNDGIINNKKGRFLHKDIIGKEYGSKIYDTLNKNYIYVLKRSPELIVNCLKKKTQTLYEHDISFICLVCNALPNKKILEAGTGTGCLTYALANSVLPNGVIHTFEYNEERYKQVQQEFDDFENIRKNITFHHQDILNYNFDDFPLEYFDSIFLDMPNPWLCVDNMKKVLKERGVFVIFLPCIEQVYKILEALEKNSFSDIETYELINKSWKIIMNKKEKKKKNDDDYHIDNTVSFNSVNNDDKKVDNIDTLNNFYTNYRLCQKENKTHTGYLTIAKRCLNDEHEQPEIKFENAF; encoded by the coding sequence ATGATAAAAGAAGGGAATTGTGTTGTAATATATTCGGACGAAGAAAATATTGACCtattaaaattaacaaatgatggaataataaataataagaaaggTAGATTTTTACATAAGGATATAATAGGGAAAGAATATGGTTCgaaaatatatgatacattaaataagaattatatatatgtattaaaaagaTCTCCTGAATTAATAGTAAAttgtttaaaaaagaaaacacaGACATTATATGAGCatgatatatcttttatatgtttagTTTGTAATGCATTAccaaataagaaaatattagaAGCTGGTACAGGAACAGGTTGTTTAACATATGCTCTTGCAAATTCTGTTTTACCTAATGGTGTGATACATACATTTgaatataatgaagaaagATATAAACAAGTACAACAAGAATTTGATGATTTcgaaaatataagaaaaaatataacatttcaTCATcaagatatattaaattataattttgatgATTTTCCGTTAGAATATTTTGATTCTATTTTTCTTGACATGCCCAACCCATGGTTATGTGttgataatatgaaaaaggtTTTAAAAGAAAGGGGTGtgtttgttatttttttaccATGTATTGAACaagtatataaaattttagaaGCCTTAGAAAAAAATTCCTTTTCGGATATTGAAACAtatgaattaataaataagtcatggaaaattattatgaataaaaaagaaaaaaaaaaaaagaatgatgatgattatcATATTGATAATACTGTAAGTTTTAATAGTGTTAATAATGATGACAAAAAAGTCGACAATATAGatacattaaataatttttatacaaaTTATAGATTATGTCAgaaggaaaataaaacacaTACTGGATATTTAACCATAGCAAAAAGGTGTCTTAATGATGAACACGAACAACCAGAAATTAAATTTGAAAAtgcattttaa
- a CDS encoding transcription factor MYB1: MFNNNNEYECLCILEEKLVKHLDVIDKLIENIYDNINNLNEYINKKYNEIKILASKKPTRINWMKCDDKTHMSLFFDKKIGFIPSNEDALKILDSQLMLSNYRKKYEYKKNSWTKKDIDKLFETVDITLKKYACYYLIDQNLSCDEKINKKKMIEQSEPKQIFSQIKLFFDKYNKENTHNKGNEDNVNKNINDNISKNNITHTQNCYEPIEKEQDNSNNIFSYTKNDKNIEHNFLYFSETFWNEVSEKLSNNQNAKECQKMWLYYGCFEDDKQKKWTKDEVDKLLCLSKKYEQRNWKCIARELNTNRSPLSCFEQYIKINKLYENKEKVKLERIAFNVLEDIQLQILVSIIGDKNWAEVKKHMESLNSNTSRIKKRKTNLNFFEKEKQKKFLNDEISYKRRYLRLISATNNMEQ; encoded by the coding sequence atgtttaataataataacgaaTATGAGTGTTTATGTATTTTAGAAGAAAAGTTAGTGAAGCATTTAGATGTTATCGACAAATTGATAGAAAAcatttatgataatataaataatttgaatgaatatataaataaaaaatataatgaaataaaaatattagcTAGTAAAAAACCAACTAGAATAAATTGGATGAAATGTGATGATAAAACACATAtgtctttattttttgataaaaaaataggaTTCATACCATCAAATGAAGAtgctttaaaaatattagatTCACAATTAATGTTATCaaattatagaaaaaaatatgaatataaaaagaattcaTGGACCAAAAAAGATATagataaattatttgaaaCTGTTGATATTACATTAAAGAAGTATgcatgttattatttaatagatCAAAATTTATCATGTGacgaaaaaattaataagaaaaaaatgattgaACAAAGTGAGCCAAAGCAAATTTTTAgccaaataaaattattttttgataaatataacaagGAAAATACACACAATAAAGGGAATGAagataatgtaaataaaaatataaatgataatataagtaAAAACAATATTACACACACACAAAATTGTTATGAACCTATTGAAAAAGAACAGGATAActcaaataatattttttcatatacaaaaaatgataaaaacatAGAACATAATTTCCTTTATTTCTCTGAAACCTTTTGGAATGAAGTTTCAGAAAAACTATCGAATAATCAAAATGCAAAGGAATGTCAAAAGATGTGGTTATATTATGGTTGCTTTGAAGatgataaacaaaaaaaatggacAAAAGATGAAGtagataaattattatgtttaagtaaaaaatatgaacaaagGAACTGGAAGTGTATTGCAAGAGAATTAAATACCAATAGAAGTCCTTTGTCGTGTTTTgaacaatatattaaaataaacaaattatatgaaaataaagaaaaagtgaAATTAGAAAGAATTGCTTTTAACGTTCTTGAAGATATACAATTACAAATATTGGTATCCATAATTGGGGATAAAAATTGGGCAGAAGTTAAAAAACATATGGAAAGTCTTAATTCAAATACTAGTAGaataaaaaagagaaaaactAATCTTAATTTctttgaaaaagaaaaacaaaaaaaatttctgAATGATGAAATATCTTACAAAAGGAGATATTTGCGATTAATTAGTGCAACAAATAACATGGAACAATAA